The Aedes albopictus strain Foshan chromosome 2, AalbF5, whole genome shotgun sequence region TCATTTTCATTAGtcgaatgaccattttgcatatcgTACTTATTCATTGTTATCATTTCAATATAAAAGGTCTCTGTTCAGTTTCAAACGAAATTCAAGCCAAGCGTCAAACTATGCAATGGTTGGTAAGTGTGTCAGCATAACAATACTTGTGTAACATTTCTCCCTTTTTTCTTCAAAACTAAAAATGCGATATCCGATCCGTTCAGTGGTGTTACAATGAGTAACGTGGGCTATGTTATATGTATAACTGTATGTACGGTACGTGCAAAGCTGCTGGCCAAGGCAAAATCAAATCGAGCTGGCGGCGTTCATACTGGGTCGGTTCTAAGGCCAGATCGAGGAAAGGTCCCAGATTTTGATGATGCGGTCCTGTCCAACGGTGAGCAGTCTTTTCCTCGGCTCGTCCAAATCCATCGCCACGATGCTGTGCTTGGCGTCGTGGAACGTCGCCAACGATGGCCGCCTGTGGGAGGAAAAAAAGCAGGTAAAGAATACGGTCTTGTAGTATGAATGCAGTAGGGGAACCCGGCCCAATATGCACTAATgatgtaaaatggcccaactcataaaatcattcctgaatgtgatttgatcattactatatgTTGATGGTGCCAAAATATGTTTGCATTACACATCCTTCTAGAAGCCTGGCAGGCAAACGCACGAAAAATCTTTGGATTTCCCAAtgaattgacatctaagccgaaagagagatggttcttgaaaaaaaggaatgttcatggtgagggcctgttctgtggcttagttggttaaagcaccggtcaagcgagtcgtggattcgaatcccaccagaatgcgatttcattcaaaaattcatctctcaatttgtcaataagcaacattttgtgccttctaactacaagtttttctgtatgtttatgacataccagtaaatctggtaaatgccagtgaagggcaacatatatcagtgaaaattggcaacttccggtttttctttcTTGCTCCGGTTttaagtcccttcgaatctcgcagaggaacGCAGGAGACGCTCTcacttaataactgtgaaagtgctcatagaactgtTGAAAAGCAAGCTTTGTCGCTTTGAACGATGTGCCAAGAAGTAGAAGTGCCAAAGATATTGGAAGAATTTCACCCTGGAGATTCCAGTATTATAAAGGTCTCTCAGAGTCAATAATACTTAAAAAATCTACTAAAAATAATAGGTATAATGAAAGCAATCATATACCACAATGCTACTCACTCTTCGCTCTTCAGTCGCTGGAAGCACTGCTCGCACACACGCACGTCGAACTCAAATCCCATGATCGGAATGTTGATCCGATAGTTGGAGCACTTGTCGCACACGGCCTTGCCACAGTAGCGACAGTGATGCTGCCGAATGCCGATCTGCTTCTGGTCGATCATGGCCCGCAGATTCCAGAAGAAGGCCCGCGTACACAGCTGGCACGTGTCCGACTCGACCCACTCCGGAGCCACCTTCCGCATGGCGTTCATCTCCCAGAACACGATCACCGAGTCCTCGCCGGCCGATATCAGCTGCTGCGTGTTACTGGCGTAGGTTAAGGCCGAGACCTTATTGCTGAAAAGAGAGATCAGAGAAGCATTTTATCCGGATTCGTTATAACGTCCATCCGCAGTAGACTCACTTGTGGCCATGCAGTTCGTAAGTGGTGCCACGTTTGCCTCCTACATCCCAAACGATCACGGTCTGATCGTACGATCCGCTGAACAGCAGCTGTGGCCCTTCAGCCCAGTACAGTGCTCGAACCGAGCCTGCGTGTCCCTTCATTGTGGTAATGACCGA contains the following coding sequences:
- the LOC109421652 gene encoding WD repeat and FYVE domain-containing protein 2, producing MAAEIKPAPRSANDRFSTTKKPELLNKLEGCNDDVNAALLIPGEEGVISVCDDKTIRVWLRRDSGQYWPSICQYMPSGCTSLFYTPETRTLFIGQENGTISQFTLSDDCNRLTPIREYLAHQARITNVIFAKHTGWILSAGRDKFFAFHSTETGERLGCYTFEAICTAMQYDSLSKYAFVGDYSGQITMLKLSATGASVITTMKGHAGSVRALYWAEGPQLLFSGSYDQTVIVWDVGGKRGTTYELHGHNNKVSALTYASNTQQLISAGEDSVIVFWEMNAMRKVAPEWVESDTCQLCTRAFFWNLRAMIDQKQIGIRQHHCRYCGKAVCDKCSNYRINIPIMGFEFDVRVCEQCFQRLKSEERPSLATFHDAKHSIVAMDLDEPRKRLLTVGQDRIIKIWDLSSIWP